From Mastacembelus armatus chromosome 9, fMasArm1.2, whole genome shotgun sequence:
TTTGACAATAAGACAGTGTTCATGTTTTACATTAAGCAAAAACAGATAATTTTTAACCTCACAAAATTAGTCACACTTGTTTCCTCTGAGTTGAGTCCATTCATTTACTTCCATTATATTGGGGCAGAGGGATCCCTTCCCAAATAAAGTTAATCAACTCTTGTTTATAAGGTAGTGGTAAACTTGTTTTTTAAACCAGCAAACATACAAAATATGCCTGTTTTACCTTGTAGTCTCTGAACTTGCCAACAATTGGCTCATGCAGGAGAAAGCGAATGTCTTTGAGCAGGTAGAAGGTCCTGGGGGCTGTGGAGCCCTTGTTCACCTTCTTCTTGTGTTTGGGCTCATGAGGGTAGATCCCTTTGAGGATGCACAGTCGCCTGGAAATAAGAGCGACATCAGGAATCATTTGTCAGCGACCCAGTAACTGGTTGCGTCTTCCCAGACAGATGTCATGCTATGGAACAAATTCAACAGTTTCATGCAAATTCCTTCTATATATTTATCAATGAAAAACGTGCTATCACAATAATAGATTcactattttacttttttgaaGAAAGTACGGTTTTATTATTGCTGTGACATTAATGAAAATCTTTGGTGCAGGCCAAAAATCGGAAATCACATCTGGTTAAGTCTTTTCTCAGtaattttaagaaaatgaacaaactgtCAGGATGCACTTAAGTTACCAGCTTATAAACTCCAATTAGTTAAAACTAATGTTACTAGAAGTCGCAGCTTCTGGGGCTGTTCGATGcagacaaaacattaaaaaacaaagttgaaTCAACATCAAAAACTCGTCATGAGAACCTTCACAGATGTCCTACATATTGCAGCtaatggattattattattactatgtCGACTAGATGACATAAAGTGACAACTGTACAGAGCATGTCGTCCAGGCCTGACCCTTAGATGTTACCTGAAGTCTGGGAggctcagctgcagcttcttACGAGCTTTGTTTCTGGTGATGTAGTTTGTGGCAGAGCCCCTCTCAAActgtgaaacaacaacaacacgaTCTTATTTTACAGCCAAGTTACCGAGACACTTCAACTTCTCATGTTCAGCcaaaagatttttgtttttcagataaacacTGTGGCTAGCTCCGTTAGCTAAGAAGCTAGCCGGGTTTCTACTGGCGTGAATGTGACAGAACTCGACGCCAACTCTTACCTTTTTCTTTTGAATGCCTCCCATTTACAGACGGTATGTGAGCCACCACACTcgtttagaaaaacaaatatctacAGAATAAACAGGTAACAGATGTACACAACAATAGCAAGCTATGCACGTGTCGTTTGACATGCGCGACCGACGCGTGCGTGCCGGAACCAAGAACCAGGGGTGGCCCGTTGGTGTgcctgtataaaaaaaaaaagaaaacaaaccaaatcaaaagaaaataaataaaattaaaaagttaatGTTTTGCTTTGCCTCTACATGAGTAGATACGCATTTCGATATGTCAcacgattaaaaaaaaacacaataaaagtatTTCAAAGCTGTTTGGagagaaattattaaaaatgtctaCTAAATAATTTCATAAGTGCAGGATTTACTTATTATTTAAGATTAAGTCTGATCACGTAGGAACATCATAATGCTGACTatagaaataaagaaaatgcatgATTGAAGTAGGTCTGAACCCCACCCCCTTCTCTGCGCCCACACTCCAGGGATGTCTGAGGGAGATGCAGACtgggagctgaacaggagcagagagagagaaatacaaatctaaagagaagaaaaaaacaaaaaacaaagacacttcACTAAGACATCTCTGGATATCTGTGAAACATTGAAAAAGTTCATCATGGGACTATGGGAATTTATAAAGGagtattttcttaatttctggGATTATGAGACCCCAAAGGTGATGGTGGTTAAAAACAGAACTCTTGGAGTGATTTACAGAGGCGTTCAGTTTCTTGTGATCACCTATTTCATCTGGTAAGACTTTAATAATTTAGTAGTTAACTTCAGTTTGTGAATTTCTATCAGATGTGTTCATTTAATGCTACTTTTAGGAAATACAGTAAAGCACAGCTGTGGTTTTTAAATTCTCAAACAGCACAAAGGATAAAACATAACTAAAAAGACATGTAGCTGAATTTCTTGCTCCATTGTCAGACATTTTATTTGGATCTGGGGAGAGTAGTTCGAAGGTATACATTAagtgtgtaaatatttttttaaagtaatttcatAGTTTTAAAGGTTAAATCATGTCTTAGATTTTGATTtagatttgttatttttttctatagAAAAAAGGGTTGAACCGATCCAGGGTAACATGACACCTCCAATAAAAATTGACGTCATAACAGAAACAGTGATATTGCTTCTGTCTGTGTTATTATCCTGAAGGTATGTGTTTATAAGTCAGAAAGCATACCAAGAGAGTGAAACCCGTCCAGAGAGCTCAGTTTACACTCTCATGAAAGGCATAGCAATTCATGGAGACGATATCCTGGACACTGTGGAGTATGCTCAACCCTCAGAGGTAAGTTTGAATAAATACTGCGGCAAAATCAAAAGAAATCTTCACCTCCTACACTCTGTCAGTATCTCTACAGACTATAATAAACACCACCAtgtgttttttgacatttcCTTATAGGGCGGCGATGTCATTAGCACAATATTGAGGCGAGAAGTCACATATAACCAGAGGCAAGACACCTGTGCTGAGGTGAGAGGGCAACTAAAACCTATGCAGGAAAATATCATTTATTAATTATAAagataattaataattattggAGAATAATTAATTCTTCTCCAATGCCTGATCATTCGTCATATTTCACTTCAGTATTTCGAAGTTGCCAATGCCAACTGTACGACAGACTCCGACTGTGTCCATGGGGAGGTTGACTTTGATGGCCATGGTAccattttcatttcacacaaaCCTTTTCATGCATTCATGCTTGGTCTGTACTTGATTCATCACTcatctgtcttgacattttacAGGCAGAAAAACTGGGAGATGTATTCAGTACTACAACTACACCTTCAAAACCTGTGAGATCCAAACCTGGTGTCCTGTTGAGGAGTACGCTGTAGTACGGTAAGCCAGGGGGATAGAAATCAGATAAGATAAGAGAAACATTTCTGCTACACACAACCAACATTTGTCTGGTCTTTGCTTTTTGGTTGTGAATTACAGGACATTTTTACATATTCAAGCCATTAAAAGCTTGAATAAATCACTGCACTCAACAATAATTAGATCCATGGATGGACTATGAGATGATGGGCTCCTATTTTTCATCCAGGGTCAGAGATAATATTACATAGTGTTAAGTCTGTACCTTAAAGTTTTTCCCTAAAAACTTTACATAAAGTCCCTGAGGGTGAATTCTTGCCCTTTCAAGTTGCAAAgataaatgttaataataataactgagATTAAGGGCCCTTCGACTTTCTTGAGCTCTTGGGCCTATTAGTCATATTAGGAAAACTAGTAGGATATAGTTAAACAAAGATGTTGTAATTAAATAATGAATCGTAGTGTAGTAACAAATGAACTGGACTCTCAGAAGTGTAAACTAGCTGTGAAAATAGTAACATCACCTCTCATCCCATTATGTGATATCAGCAACATATTAATTAGTTAAGAAATCACGAATTAACAATCACAAAACTATTGAGTACAGAATAAGGCTCCAGGAAGTAGATCAAACACAACTGTCGGTACATGCTTAGTCAGAAATCTGACAAATAGGTGGATGTATATAGAGCTGTGCCAGTAGTTGTTGCTATAGCATGTGAAGTGGTATTGAGGTGGCTGGTGGCAAAATAAGATCACACTGATTGTTTTCTCTCATCAACAGAGAACCAGCGTTAGTGGAGGCCATAAACTTCACAGTGTTCATCAGGAACTCTATCCACTTCCCCAAATTTAAAGTGCTGAGGTAGCGTaacccccatacacacacacacacacacacacacacactggagccAGTGGGCATTAATTAGAGCTGCATAGATTCAGAGTAACTCTTGTTTTTAATCTTCGGTAGGGGAAATATCAAAGATGCTTCCAGTAAGCGTGACCTGCAGAAATACCTTAAGAAGTGTCATTATGATGAGGAGAAAGAGCCCTACTGTCCAAACTTCCGTTTGGGCTACATTGCAGATCAGGCGAGGGAGAATTTCAGCGAGCTCTGCAGGACGGTGAGTATAAGTCCTGCACCGCAGCATGTGCCATTAGTCTGATACTTGAAGATTTCTGGTTTAGAAAATACATATATGGTTGATGTAGTTTTATCGTATTTTGAAAAGCACGCTATCTCTGTGATGTTTTAGGGATGGCTTACAGATCATCTACCTAAATCATGACAGTGTAGCAACGTTTATGATACGTTGATTGTTTCTTTGTTCAGGGAGGAGTGATAGGGGTTTTCATTAACTGGAATTGTAATCTGGACCTGGACCCTTCACACTGTAAACCTACATACTCCTTTCGTCGTCTTGATCTGCGAAAGGATCAAGTCAACTCTGGATACTATTACAGGTGGGCTCCATCAGAAAACACCAGTATTTAACCTTAGGCCTTTACTTCAGCCAAGATTCCCAGACTTTGACCTTGTGATTTATGTAAAACACATCCAGGTTTGCCAAATATTACAGTAAAGATGGTGTAGAGTCACGGACACTCATCAAGGCTTATGGCATCCGTCTGGATGTCATAGTTCACGGACATGTAAGTGATCATGACATCATCGCTGCAGCCTAGTGTCTGTTTACTGTGGCGACTGTCATTGCATTATTTGCATGTCGTATCTTTGCAGGCTGGTAAATTCAGTCCCATCCCAACCATCATCAGCTCAGTAACTGCTCTGACCTCAGTTGGGATTGTGAGTAATTACAACTTTCCTTTCATTACTCGGGACAGTGAAGTGACAGCTGACGATCTTTACATCACAAACTGcttcttcatttcatttgatttcaccCCTATAGTGTAGTATCATCTGTGACTGGATCATGCTGACGTTTATTGACAAGAATGAAGTCTACAGTGAGAGAAAGTTTGATGAAGTGAGTGGAAAACACATTCTATATTCAATCTTGACACATACTGTAATGGATGTTTTGATATACTGATAATTAAAGGTTTGTTATGTCAGCCTTTACTGTCAGACGTGGGTTCAGGATGAAACATAAGTTGGGGAATTGAGCAGGTGTATTTCCAAAGTTAAAATATGATTCATGTTGAATGTACGTTTTGCTGCTGTGAATGAAACCACTCCATCAAAATGAATTTGCCGCTATGTGCCACAACCCACTGCATAAGCCACAATGTAAAAACATCCAATAAAGAGTTTGACAGATGATTATATCCATTTATGTCCCTAAATGTGTGTTACCTGTCCTCCACAGATCGTCAAGGAACCCACGGTGCCTGTTCCCACAGAGCTCAGCTATATCAGCAGCTATGGCTCCAACCATTCAGACCTGTCTGACGGCGTCCCGCTGTGATGTCATCACAGTCGCCTCAGTCCTCGCTGAGCGTGTGGGGACTCTCCTCCACCAGCTGACTGTGGCAACAACCGCAGGTCTGAGTGGTTTCTCAGGTGTCTGCAGCAGCTAAATGATAAGACCACAGCTGGCTGCTGTGAGTGGGACCCAAGTGACAGAGGGCATCTTTCTGAAAGACTGACAGATGG
This genomic window contains:
- the p2rx2 gene encoding P2X purinoceptor 2 — its product is MGLWEFIKEYFLNFWDYETPKVMVVKNRTLGVIYRGVQFLVITYFIWYVFISQKAYQESETRPESSVYTLMKGIAIHGDDILDTVEYAQPSEGGDVISTILRREVTYNQRQDTCAEYFEVANANCTTDSDCVHGEVDFDGHGRKTGRCIQYYNYTFKTCEIQTWCPVEEYAVVREPALVEAINFTVFIRNSIHFPKFKVLRGNIKDASSKRDLQKYLKKCHYDEEKEPYCPNFRLGYIADQARENFSELCRTGGVIGVFINWNCNLDLDPSHCKPTYSFRRLDLRKDQVNSGYYYRFAKYYSKDGVESRTLIKAYGIRLDVIVHGHAGKFSPIPTIISSVTALTSVGICSIICDWIMLTFIDKNEVYSERKFDEIVKEPTVPVPTELSYISSYGSNHSDLSDGVPL